In Chitinivibrionales bacterium, one genomic interval encodes:
- a CDS encoding prephenate dehydrogenase/arogenate dehydrogenase family protein, producing the protein MSPLPAFAPKNVAIYSVGLLGGSIGLALKASGYTGRIIGMSSQESITAALSLGCIDEGHPYAALDTVIKNTGCLFLCSPIHAIISAIERLGALDLPAGCVITDVGSTKSEIVAAAQRCLPRHAYFIGGHPMAGSEKRGPSLADPYLFQNALYVLTPRENTPGEVVKGFAAFLEAKLGCRHAVLDPGTHDTIAAAVSHTPHLLAVALVNVAAAMDRRVPGTLSLAAGGFRDMTRIASSPYALWHDILLTNKSRIAPVIDEVIAVLSGMKQGLLADALKESFDSAAATRAKIPGSSKGFIQAPCDVYVVVKDQPGMIALMANACAKENINIKDIEVIKVRENDAGTIRLAFETKDIAAAAVGLFHGLGLTAWERE; encoded by the coding sequence ATGAGCCCTCTCCCTGCATTTGCTCCAAAAAATGTGGCCATCTACAGCGTGGGGCTGCTCGGCGGCTCCATCGGGCTTGCGCTCAAGGCGTCGGGCTACACGGGCCGCATCATCGGCATGTCGTCGCAGGAGAGCATCACTGCCGCGTTGTCGCTGGGCTGCATCGACGAGGGCCATCCCTATGCCGCGCTCGACACCGTGATAAAAAACACCGGTTGCCTGTTTTTATGCTCTCCCATCCACGCGATCATTTCGGCGATCGAGCGTCTCGGCGCGCTCGACCTTCCCGCAGGGTGCGTCATCACCGACGTGGGCAGCACCAAGAGCGAAATCGTCGCCGCGGCGCAGCGTTGCCTGCCAAGACATGCGTATTTCATCGGCGGGCATCCCATGGCCGGATCGGAAAAGCGCGGTCCGTCGTTGGCCGACCCGTACCTGTTCCAAAACGCCCTCTATGTCTTGACGCCGCGGGAAAACACGCCCGGAGAGGTGGTCAAGGGTTTCGCCGCCTTTCTCGAGGCGAAACTCGGCTGCCGGCACGCGGTGCTCGACCCGGGAACGCACGACACGATCGCCGCCGCCGTGAGCCACACACCGCACTTGCTGGCCGTTGCGCTTGTCAACGTGGCCGCCGCCATGGACAGGCGGGTCCCTGGCACGCTGTCGCTCGCCGCGGGCGGGTTCCGCGACATGACGCGCATCGCGTCGTCGCCCTACGCCCTGTGGCACGATATCCTTTTGACCAACAAATCGCGCATCGCGCCGGTCATCGACGAGGTGATCGCCGTGCTGTCCGGCATGAAACAGGGGTTGCTGGCCGATGCGCTCAAGGAATCGTTCGATTCGGCCGCGGCCACCCGGGCAAAAATTCCGGGGTCGAGCAAGGGGTTCATCCAGGCGCCGTGCGACGTGTACGTCGTGGTCAAGGACCAGCCCGGCATGATCGCGCTGATGGCCAACGCGTGCGCAAAGGAGAACATCAACATCAAGGACATCGAGGTGATCAAGGTGCGCGAAAACGATGCCGGCACCATACGGCTCGCGTTTGAAACCAAGGATATTGCGGCTGCCGCCGTCGGTCTCTTTCACGGGCTCGGTTTGACAGCATGGGAAAGGGAGTGA